TCAACCAATTGTATTTGACCATGTTAAAGGTGCTTATATTTGGGATGTGGATGGTAATCAATATATTGATTATGTTGGTACTTGGGGTCCGGCAATTTGTGGTCATGCTCATCCTGTAGTTATTAAAGCTCTCCACGAAGCTTTAGAAAAAGGTACGAGCTTTGGCGCACCCTGCGCTTTGGAAAATGTCTTGGCAGAAATGGTAATTGATGCTGTTCCTAGTATAGATGTAGTGCGTTTTGTCAACTCAGGAACAGAAGCCTGTATGTCTGTTTTGCGTTTGATGCGTGCCTTTACTGGTAAAGACAAGATTATTAAATTTGAAGGCTGCTATCATGGTCACGCGGATATGTTTTTAGTTAAGGCTGGTTCTGGGGTAGCGACCCTTGGCTTACCAGATTCTCCTGGAGTACCAAAATCCGCCACCAATAACACTTTAAATGCTCCTTATAACGACTTAGAAGCAGTCAAGAAATTATTTGCCGAAAATCCTGATGAAATTGCAGGGGTGATTTTAGAGCCTGTAGTTGGTAACTCTGGCTTTGTCACGCCTGATGCTGGTTTTCTAGAAGGCTTGAGAGAGATAACCCAAGAGCATGGCGCACTATTAATTTTTGACGAGGTAATGACTGGCTTCCGTATAGCTTATGGTGGCGCACAGGAAAAATTTGGCGTAACACCTGACCTTACTACCTTGGGCAAAGTTATTGGCGGCGGTTTACCTGTAGGTGCTTATGGTGGACGCGCGGACATTATGTCTATGGTTGCACCAGCAGGGCCAATGTATCAAGCAGGAACTTTATCTGGTAATCCTTTGGCAATGACTGCGGGCATTAAAACTTTAGAGTTACTTAGAAAACCTGGTACTTACGAACAGTTAGAGCGCATTACTAAGAAATTAGCCGATGGTTTGTTAGCTGTAGCTAGAGAAGCTGGTCATGAAGTTACTGGAGGTAGCATTAGTGCTATGTTTGGGATGTTCTTTACCGGTAAAGAAGTTCACAATTACGATGATGCCCAAACCTCAGACATGAAGAAATTTGGTCGTTTTCATCGTGGTATGTTGGAAAGAGGCATTTATCTTGCT
This DNA window, taken from Pleurocapsa sp. FMAR1, encodes the following:
- the hemL gene encoding glutamate-1-semialdehyde 2,1-aminomutase, coding for MVSTTSFKTAKSEEIFSAAQKLMPGGVSSPVRAFKSVGGQPIVFDHVKGAYIWDVDGNQYIDYVGTWGPAICGHAHPVVIKALHEALEKGTSFGAPCALENVLAEMVIDAVPSIDVVRFVNSGTEACMSVLRLMRAFTGKDKIIKFEGCYHGHADMFLVKAGSGVATLGLPDSPGVPKSATNNTLNAPYNDLEAVKKLFAENPDEIAGVILEPVVGNSGFVTPDAGFLEGLREITQEHGALLIFDEVMTGFRIAYGGAQEKFGVTPDLTTLGKVIGGGLPVGAYGGRADIMSMVAPAGPMYQAGTLSGNPLAMTAGIKTLELLRKPGTYEQLERITKKLADGLLAVAREAGHEVTGGSISAMFGMFFTGKEVHNYDDAQTSDMKKFGRFHRGMLERGIYLAPSQFEAGFTSLAHTDEDIDKTLAVAKEVLAEI